The DNA segment CTCCGCTCTCGCGGTGCATGTAGACCCCCGACTTCATGTCGACGATCATCGGCAAGTCATCGCGCACGAACGGCAGCGGCTCGGTGGTGAAGCAGTGGCGACGCACCGGCAGGACCGGCAGCTCGAGACCTGCCCAGCGCGCGATCTCCGCGGCATAGGGCCCCGCCGCGTTCACGACCCACGGCGTTTCGATCGCCCCTGCGGCGGTCTCCACTCCCACCACGCGTTCGCCCTTCATTCGCAGCCCGGTCGCCGCGCGACCGAATTCGAAGCGCGCGCCGAGATCGCGCGCGCGCGCGACATACGCCTGCGTGACCTCGTGCGGGTTGCCGAGCCCGTCGCGCGGACAAAACGTCGCTCCCAGCAGGTCGTCGATCCGCAGCTCCGGGATGCGCGCCTGCACCGCCTCCGGCGTGAGCACCTCGACCGGCAAGCCCAGATCGCGCTGCATGCGTGCCTGCGCTTGAAAGGCCTGCCAGCGCACTTCGTCGGCGAGCAGGAACAGATAGCCGACCTGAAAGAACACCGGATCCGTACCCATCTCGTCCGCGAAGCGCTCGAAGTGATCGATCGAGCGCATCGAGAGCTGGACGCTCAAGGGGGTCGAGAACTGTGCGCGGATGCCGCCCGCCGCCTTCGACGTGGAGCCGGCGCCGGCGAAGGGTTCGCGCTCCAGCACCACCACCCCCTTCACCCCGCGCTTCGCGAGGTGGTAGGCGATCGCCGTGCCGATGCACCCCGCCCCGATCACGACCACCGGCGCATTCAAGCGAGCCTCCGATAGGCGCGCTGGAGGCGCAGCGCGTCGTCTTCGATCTCGGGACTCTCGCCGATCACCCAGCCGGCGGCTCCGGCGTCTCGCAGCGCGCGCAGCACCTCGCGCCAGCGAAACTTCGACTGCGTCAGCGGGCGGTGGCGGGTCTCGCCGTGCGCGCGATACTCGATGCCCGACAGGTGCACGTGCATGCTCGCGAGCGACGTGGCTCCGAGCCGATCACGCACCAGGTCGAGCATCGCTCGAAAGTCCTCGTAGCGATTGATCGCGCCGCCGCTGCGGGCGTACTGGTGCGCGAAGTCGATGCAGGGCTTCACGCCCTCGATGTCGGCGCTCCACTGCACGATTTCCTCCAGCGTCCCGGCCTGACTCGAGCGCCCCGTCAGTTCGGGCCGCAGATCGAGCGTGATGCCCTCGGATCGCAGGCGCTTCGTGATGCGTTTGAGCGCCGACACGATGCGCCGAGACGCGCGCGCCGGCCCGAGCGTTCCGTAGTAGCCGGCATGGAAGCACACACTGCGTCCCCCGCACCACCACGCCTGGCGCGCGGCGGCCACCAGGCGCTCTTCGCTGGCGCGCACGACTTCGGGCTCCCCGCTCAGGTTGAGGTAGTACGGCGCGTGCGCGGTCAGCTCGAGGCCGGTGTCGCGCCCGGCGGCCGCGACTCGCGCGATCGCGGCTTCTCCCATCCGCACGCCATTGCCCCACGCCATCTCGAGGCACTGGAGTCCGAGCGCGTGCGCGCGGAGGATGCCATGGTCGGTGCCGGCGCGCGGCGCGGAGCGCGGATTTCCGGCCGAGCCGAATCGCATCGTCATGCGCCCCTCCTCAGAAGGCCTGGCTCGAGCCGAACGACAGCACGGTCTCGCGCCGCCCTCGATCGAGCGGCTCGATCGGCCACGCGAGATCCACTCGAACGATCTGGCTCGGCGAGGCACCCGGCAGTGCCATCCGCACGCCGAGTCCAGCGTCGTGGTGCCAGCCGGCATCGCCGGACCCCGCTCCCCACGCGTGACCCGCGTCGTAGAACACCGCGGCTCCGAGGGTCGCGATCCCGAACGCGTCGCGCGCCATCGTCCAGCGCCGTTCGGCGTTGAAGCGCCACACCCGCGTGCCGGCCAGCGCCTGGGCCGGGAACGCACGCAGGCCGTCGAGCCCGCCGAGGAGGATCTGGAAATCGCGCGGCGTGTCGAAGCCGAGCACTCCGAGTGCCGCGAACACGAACGCGCCGCGCTCGTGGGCCGGCACTACCGCCCGAAGCCGAAGGCGAAGCACGGCGTCGCGGGCGCGCGGATCGGGCCGCCACGAAGCCTCGGCGCGACCGAGCGCAAACGCGCCACCGGCCGCACTGAGGGCCGAGGCAGCGGACATTCGGACCAGGCCTTCGTCGCGCGAGCCACCCAGGCCGCGCGGCGACACCCCGGCCTCGAACACCACCCGGGTTCCAAGGTCGACGTCCTCGATGCCGCTGAGCTGCTCGATGCCGCGTCGTTCGACGAAGCGCGGCCGCCACCAGCTCGCCTCGATCGACAGCCGGCGGATGCGCTCGTTCTCCTCGCCGCCGAGAAACGCCTCATCGACCACCGGCGCCACCACGCGCGTCGGTCCGAAGCGTCGATCCTGGGCACGGAATCGGGCGATCAGCCGGCTCACTACGCCGCCGCGACTCTCGCCGAGTCCACCCCACAGCTCGGTCGATTCATCGCGGCGATCGAACACCGCAGTCTCGATGTCGTCGCGGTACAGGCGTGCCAGTGTGGTGCCGCGCTCCCAGCGCACCCCGCCGGTCCACCTCGCGTCCTCGGCCCAGAACGGCACCGCGAGTTCGAGTCCGTGACCCGAGCCGTTGCTCTCGTCGCGGGCGAACGCCGAAACCCGCAGGCGCGTCCCGCCGAGCGCCGGATCC comes from the Candidatus Eisenbacteria bacterium genome and includes:
- a CDS encoding FAD-binding oxidoreductase, whose amino-acid sequence is MNAPVVVIGAGCIGTAIAYHLAKRGVKGVVVLEREPFAGAGSTSKAAGGIRAQFSTPLSVQLSMRSIDHFERFADEMGTDPVFFQVGYLFLLADEVRWQAFQAQARMQRDLGLPVEVLTPEAVQARIPELRIDDLLGATFCPRDGLGNPHEVTQAYVARARDLGARFEFGRAATGLRMKGERVVGVETAAGAIETPWVVNAAGPYAAEIARWAGLELPVLPVRRHCFTTEPLPFVRDDLPMIVDMKSGVYMHRESGGLLLGLANRDEPPGFDVSVNWDFLPEVVEHAIHRVPALEAAEVSNGWAGLYETTPDHNAILGAPVGLEGLLLANGFSGHGFMQAPATGQLLAEWIVDGRPSLDLHALRLERFAEHQAFVETNVI
- a CDS encoding TIM barrel protein, coding for MTMRFGSAGNPRSAPRAGTDHGILRAHALGLQCLEMAWGNGVRMGEAAIARVAAAGRDTGLELTAHAPYYLNLSGEPEVVRASEERLVAAARQAWWCGGRSVCFHAGYYGTLGPARASRRIVSALKRITKRLRSEGITLDLRPELTGRSSQAGTLEEIVQWSADIEGVKPCIDFAHQYARSGGAINRYEDFRAMLDLVRDRLGATSLASMHVHLSGIEYRAHGETRHRPLTQSKFRWREVLRALRDAGAAGWVIGESPEIEDDALRLQRAYRRLA
- a CDS encoding BamA/TamA family outer membrane protein — translated: MATAGVSAALAIAVVGVTVFAPVHAAIPSAPGGVADSAGLDGIPIRRVEVTARNVFDPLPHGVLRPIAGLANHLHIRTRASTIRRDLLFAAGERWNEQRARESLRLLRARQIFVPVSLVRQRVNDSLEVRVETRDIWSTVLDFSLESGGGSTSGEFGVAERNLFGRGQSLAFSYREDPLRVTRSVSFSDPALGGTRLRVSAFARDESNGSGHGLELAVPFWAEDARWTGGVRWERGTTLARLYRDDIETAVFDRRDESTELWGGLGESRGGVVSRLIARFRAQDRRFGPTRVVAPVVDEAFLGGEENERIRRLSIEASWWRPRFVERRGIEQLSGIEDVDLGTRVVFEAGVSPRGLGGSRDEGLVRMSAASALSAAGGAFALGRAEASWRPDPRARDAVLRLRLRAVVPAHERGAFVFAALGVLGFDTPRDFQILLGGLDGLRAFPAQALAGTRVWRFNAERRWTMARDAFGIATLGAAVFYDAGHAWGAGSGDAGWHHDAGLGVRMALPGASPSQIVRVDLAWPIEPLDRGRRETVLSFGSSQAF